In one Culex quinquefasciatus strain JHB chromosome 2, VPISU_Cqui_1.0_pri_paternal, whole genome shotgun sequence genomic region, the following are encoded:
- the LOC6044805 gene encoding zinc finger protein 320: protein MMDTFNQETQPSSSSQQFCSFCLRARHPNIEFFSDGSSDKLQLQHLLGYDFRLENYFICKPCWKMSQLLQDFRLRCVKAYSLVERVGQGLKAEDDWFSERNLTAIESFRMVIKDQLQEIEKLSESTSGDVLAIKTELIGVKTEPIDEGTIKSDDENMSWQFDQYVVKDVVEDALETAFDFSEIKIEPNEAYTSHESRSDAAEDKQNDSINNGSQPRNTYQCPECPTKFTSHQRLAAHVIKHAGNKPYKCRNSCEKEFATTKNRRKHEQRCGNEVYQCNLCEVQLDRRRSLFDHYNAVHPGEPKHPCAHCEKRFKKKEQLQRHEKRIHSGDRVREFSCQQCGRTFAENGTLKKHMKIHI, encoded by the exons ATGATGGACACCTTCAACCAAGAAACTCAACCCAGTTCGAGTTCACAACAATTCTGTTCATTCTGCCTTCGTGCAAGGCATCCAAACATAGAGTTCTTCAGCGACGGAAGTTCCGATAAACTACAGCTTCAACACCTTCTCGGGTACGACTTCCGGCTGGAAAACTACTTCATCTGCAAACCATGCTGGAAGATGTCGCAGTTGCTTCAGGACTTCCGGTTACGGTGCGTGAAAGCATACAGTCTGGTCGAACGCGTTGGCCAAGGATTGAAAGCGGAGGACGATTGGTTCAGTGAAAGGAATCTGACAGCAATCGAAAGCTTCCGGATGGTGATCAAGGATCAGCTGCAGGAGATCGAGAAGCTGTCGGAGAGTACTTCTGGGGATGTTTTAGCGATAAAAACAGAGTTAATTGGTGTTAAAACTGAACCCATTGATGAAGGTACGATCAAGAGTGATGATGAAAATATGAGCTGGCAATTTGATCAATATGTGGTAAAGGATGTAGTCGAAGACGCTTTAGAAACGGCTTTCGATTTTAGTGAGATTAAGATTGAACCAAATGAAGCGTACACTAGTCACGAGTCACGATCGGATGCTGCGGAAGACAAGCAAAATGATTCAATTAACAACGGATCGCAACCTCGCAATACCTATCAATGTCCAGAATGCCCAACGAAATTTACAAGTCATCAAAGGCTAGCAGCTCATGTGATAAAACATGCtg GAAACAAACCCTACAAATGTCGTAATAGTTGCGAAAAGGAGTTCGCTACGACAAAGAACCGAAGGAAACACGAGCAGCGATGTGGCAACGAAGTGTACCAGTGCAACCTGTGCGAGGTCCAGCTGGACCGCCGGCGCAGCCTGTTCGACCACTACAACGCTGTTCATCCGGGGGAGCCGAAGCACCCGTGCGCGCACTGCGAGAAACGGTTCAAGAAAAA AGAACAACTCCAGCGACACGAGAAGAGGATTCATTCGGGGGATCGAGTAAGAGAATTTTCCTGCCAGCAGTGTGGGAGGACGTTTGCGGAAAACGGCACTTTGAAAAAGCATATGAAGATACACATTTAA
- the LOC119767198 gene encoding zinc finger protein 569-like has product MDQTEQQFSLTLSSEPFCTFCLRASPPNVQLYKYITGGFVELRLSFESILGYEFQLDSFAICKPCWSLAQLFQDFRTRCQRANGLLERIGHGLRGEGDDGWFGEQNLATIEGIQKVIQDQLAQIERVDAKEEDVRMFKTEPNEADVQECTKVTRGETKTAESSQQLSQDKNKDVPAPAFHMVEIKVEQHDEVDSEESDEASKSAAQQNDEVTEKMEQTTQKSPNSSVESAKEDKEMEVESEGKGNRECNEPSELVKCDKCGRKFDKLKSMKLHSMNCDGTLPTRLLTCELCKASFLDRRLLNTHMNKHEGKTPFPCRKLCKASFISAQIRNRHELTCCNDRRKCTLCKEVLPDQMRLFAHYRLAHPGELRYPCPTCHKRFKRRDALASHERRLHSESRPKTEACQICGKMFAELNDLKGHVKLMHENPGGTRAKPAQCEVCGKRCSKQNSLNMHMAAAHPEQTTEANLEAYRRRCVLNMERKRRKKLVEQGWSRRIFSPSCGIS; this is encoded by the exons ATGGACCAGACGGAACAGCAGTTTAGCCTAACTCTATCGTCGGAGCCGTTCTGCACGTTCTGTCTGCGGGCGAGCCCGCCAAACGTGCAGCTGTACAAGTACATCACGGGTGGGTTCGTCGAGCTGCGGCTGTCGTTTGAGTCGATACTCGGGTACGAGTTCCAGCTGGACAGCTTTGCCATCTGTAAGCCGTGCTGGAGCCTAGCACAACTGTTCCAGGACTTCCGAACGCGGTGTCAGAGGGCCAACGGGTTGCTGGAGCGGATAGGTCATGGGTTGAGGGGGGAGGGAGATGACGGTTGGTTTGGGGAGCAGAACCTTGCGACCATCGAGGGCATCCAGAAGGTGATTCAGGACCAGTTAGCACAGATTGAGAGGGTTGATGCAAAGGAGGAAGATGTTCGGATGTTTAAGACAGAACCGAATGAGGCTGATGTCCAGGAGTGCACTAAAGTTACGCGGGGAGAAACCAAAACAGCAGAATCTAGTCAACAGTTGAGTCAGGACAAGAACAAGGACGTTCCTGCACCGGCATTCCATATGGTAGAAATTAAGGTTGAACAGCACGATGAAGTGGACTCTGAAGAGAGTGACGAAGCGTCTAAATCTGCAGCCCAACAAAATGACGAGGTCACGGAAAAAATGGAACAAACAACTCAAAAAAGTCCAAATTCGTCAGTTGAATCAGCTAAAGAGGACAAAGAAATGGAGGTTGAATCAGAGGGTAAAGGCAACCGAGAATGCAATGAACCCTCAGAGCTCGTGAAATGTGATAAATGCGGCAGAAAGTTCGACAAATTGAAAAGCATGAAGCTGCACTCTATGAACTGTGATGGAACATTACCGACCCGACTTTTAACTTGCGAGCTGTGTAAAGCCTCATTTCTCGACCGCCGTCTTTTGAACACGCACATGAACAAACATGAAG GCAAAACTCCATTCCCATGTCGCAAGCTCTGCAAAGCGTCCTTCATTTCCGCCCAGATCCGCAACCGGCACGAGCTCACCTGCTGCAACGATCGCCGCAAGTGCACGCTGTGCAAGGAAGTCCTGCCCGACCAGATGCGCCTGTTTGCGCACTACAGGCTCGCGCATCCGGGAGAGCTCCGCTATCCGTGCCCGACCTGCCACAAACGCTTCAAACGCAGAGACGCCCTTGCGTCCCACGAGCGCAGACTCCACTCCGAAAGTCGCCCGAAAACCGAAGCCTGCCAAATCTGCGGCAAGATGTTCGCCGAGCTGAACGATCTCAAGGGGCACGTCAAGCTGATGCACGAGAATCCGGGCGGAACGCGCGCCAAGCCGGCTCAGTGTGAAGTGTGCGGTAAGCGGTGCAGCAAGCAGAACTCGCTGAACATGCACATGGCCGCGGCACATCCGGAGCAGACGACGGAGGCGAACCTGGAAGCGTATAGGCGGAGGTGTGTGCTGAATATGGAGCGGAAGCGGAGGAAGAAGTTGGTGGAGCAGGGATGGAGTCGGCGGATTTTTAGCCCCAGTTGTGGTATTAGTTGA
- the LOC119767199 gene encoding zinc finger protein 271-like produces the protein MNAPSFCAFCLRTRLSHMKLHKQVAGCSDEQRQCFALILGYEFQLESFAVCRPCWKLMELLQDFRLRCLKANNLVKRISRGMLPGIYEDDGWFSDNTWAKIESFRAVIQQQTVEIEKMEATAGESVCNGESTEEYDEIKIEPVEIQDEVVESDLECEETLQRNSVMEFESSVDSNLTCDEPAIEKNSTGLFKCKKCDQSFITNERVMQHLLNCDGTFNPLACNLCEATFTEHKQLITHLVFHSRAQNVVKCRIKCAKTFSSKSNRLRHEKTCDKVYQKCPLCEAHLDLGQEPLHEHYSLAHPAELKHPCTKCDKRFLNQEQVKSHEKVSHAEGRINVPCPECGIMFAEAKDLIVHTKQIHSELWLFQCDQCGKRHRDKQSLVTHMAEDHAKLAPETAAPPTVVRMCERKANPKRAVDKESGGSSASKEPPFKGLKLRSFQIISP, from the exons ATGAACGCCCCATCATTCTGCGCGTTCTGTCTCCGGACAAGACTTTCGCACATGAAGCTGCACAAACAAGTCGCCGGATGTTCGGACGAGCAGCGGCAGTGCTTCGCGCTGATACTCGGATACGAGTTCCAGCTGGAGAGCTTTGCCGTCTGCCGACCCTGCTGGAAGCTGATGGAGCTGCTGCAGGACTTCCGGCTGCGCTGCTTGAAAGCAAACAACCTGGTGAAGAGGATCAGCCGAGGGATGCTTCCGGGAATATACGAGGACGATGGTTGGTTTTCGGATAATACTTGGGCCAAAATCGAAAGCTTCCGGGCCGTTATCCAACAGCAGACCGTGGAGATTGAGAAGATGGAGGCGACTGCGGGAGAATCCGTTTGCAATGGTGAATCAACGGAAGAGTATGATGAAATAAAGATTGAACCGGTGGAAATTCAAGACGAAGTCGTCGAATCAGATCTGGAATGTGAGGAAACTCTTCAACGCAATAGCGTGATGGAGTTCGAATCCAGTGTTGACAGCAATCTAACTTGTGATGAACCCGCAATAGAAAAGAATTCAACTGGTTTATTCAAATGCAAGAAATGTGACCAGAGTTTCATAACTAACGAAAGGGTAATGCAGCATTTGCTGAACTGTGATGGAACTTTTAATCCCTTAGCTTGCAATTTGTGTGAAGCGACGTTTACAGAACACAAACAACTGATAACTCACTTGGTATTTCATTCTAGAG CCCAAAATGTTGTCAAATGCCGAATTAAATGTGCCAAAACATTTAGTTCAAAATCTAATCGCTTGAGACATGAGAAAACTTGCGACAAAGTTTATCAAAAGTGTCCGCTGTGCGAAGCGCATCTGGATCTCGGACAAGAACCCCTGCACGAGCATTATAGTCTTGCACATCCAGCAGAACTGAAACATCCATGCACAAAATGTGACAAACGCTTTCTAAACCA AGAACAAGTCAAATCGCACGAAAAAGTATCTCACGCCGAGGGGCGCATCAACGTGCCCTGTCCGGAGTGCGGAATCATGTTTGCCGAGGCCAAAGATCTGATCGTACACACCAAGCAAATCCACAGCGAACTGTGGCTCTTTCAGTGTGACCAGTGTGGGAAACGACACCGTGATAAGCAGTCGCTAGTGACGCACATGGCCGAAGATCACGCGAAGCTGGCACCGGAAACAGCGGCGCCACCAACTGTGGTCCGGATGTGTGAACGAAAAGCTAATCCGAAAAGGGCGGTCGATAAGGAATCGGGTGGTTCGAGTGCTTCAAAAGAGCCGCCGTTTAAGGGATTAAAGTTAAGATCTTTTCAAATCATTAGTCCGTGA